From Anticarsia gemmatalis isolate Benzon Research Colony breed Stoneville strain chromosome 16, ilAntGemm2 primary, whole genome shotgun sequence:
TCGGTTGTTGTTGTACGTTGTAACATGGCGGTCCTTTATCCATGTCGAAGGCCTTCGGGGGGTTTGAATAACTACATGAGTACAATACCTTCAGGCTTGTCGGTACGGCCGCTGTAAATAAACCTGGCAACGTCAAATCCTCTCAGTCTTCGGACCAACGCTTGTCCGATACCGCCGAAGCCCACGATGCCCACGGTACTGCCTGCGATGTCCTGTCCCAAACACCACTGCACACCATACTTCCAATTACCGCTGAAATATTCGTTATTGTCAACTTCAAAACGAAAGTATATGTAactgtcttacccccggtttctgaggtacatttaacggtagtttatctattcaataacgtcaaaattcgtataaaaaatgcttttaaatagataaactaccgctaaatgtactcagaaaccgggggttaattagctgtacgtttggcgcagtggttaacgtggtcacctcgccccAAAAGCGCCCTGTGTGGTGtattcgaatcccacctgggttaaatatttgtgtaatgagcacaagtatttgttttgagcctggttgtgaatttatctatataagtaatatttggaagtataaaagtatgttcatcggttggttaccatagtacaagctctgcttactTCGGGAATAGATCGCGTTTGAGCTGACCaacgatatttatattattatattttcaatcgtATAAGAGCATCAATGTAATGATTGCTATTGCTCAACAAATAATACGCAGTGATTGCGTCGAgtggtcgtgagttcgattcccacgcggaacagaggtttgtgcgatctacaaatagtgtttttgagtaatttgtgcctgttgtttgtatgtgtgtaagagtccccgcgacacaagagcaattcttagtgtgggagttgcctttattttagaaaaatacaacaatGCACAAGTTAAACTTAATGGAAATTCTCAAATTAGAATTTGTTTTTTACCAGTCGTTTTTCTGAAAGTTATTTCTGTTCTTACAGAAAGTTGGTACGTTCATATTCGGGCACCTATTTATATGTCAGGCAATGAAATTCaaggttaaaataatttacgagtAAAATAACTCGGTGTAACAATTAGCCTGAAATTCGTGTATGAATACATATTACACAGTAAACTGACATCATAGAACTGATGAACTTTAATAGACTACTGTCCttaatttcaagaaaaatactatttaacgcacttttaacgtatattttatgttttaatttttgtatctgtaacttttaaatcttaataataataatatccagagtggagtcgcaagagcagagctcccactctgttcggaggacggatgctgagcgtaagtggctagtgggccagtgatgccggaccctcagggagcaagtgatctgagtttaacgtccagcgaggcctctccgtccttcagccgctcacgtccctgttgcccccttgttgctatttatgcgacttgtttagggtggcccagtttgtgagttggcaagtctccgcctgccatttttacatgttttcaacattgttatcggcaggcgccatagtccccatagatcccctggtttccagtccataagcaccccatcccaatagcccaagtagtttttcccgttagttttgccatagttccacacagtccggtgattgtccttgggtgcattttatagtgtaaacagggataatcaccggattgtgacaccacacattattgaaagattaaagccgtctaaaaagggcctctacgtgttggcttcggccccacgcacgccttccaaatgtccgggactctgtagtcccgagatatacaaaaaaaaaaaaattattatttaggtattatctatactaatattataaagttgaataatatataaaattattaattatgctCAATGGCCGCTAGGGGGCGGTATCGCCTTCGTTTGAAACCTAGTTTAAATGATGTATAGTCAAAATTACTATCAGCTAAAGGTTTCAGTTGCTGACTTAAACTGAATTTAGCAATTACTGcgtatttttatcataaatcggtattttcatacaaaaaagtacaatgGAACGATCGACGCTAGccgaaaattattgaaatttaaatattaaatatttaaatattatgggacaactcacacacggtcatttgattccaaactaagcagagcttgtactatggtaaccaaataactgataaacatacttatatacttctaaatacatacttatatagatacattaacatccaggctcagaacaaatactcgtgctcatcacacaaagatttgtcccgggtgggattcgaacccaccacacgcggcgctatggttgttgcggcgaggtgaccgcttaaaccactgcgccaaacgtttAGCTTTGTGCGATCCTGGCTTTATGCCTAATTCTgacaataacacagtattaaataataattataaagtcgTATTATTTTTCCAACTGCTAAACAGCCATGTTGAAACCCGGTATATCGCCTCTCGAGGTCATGAACTCCATCCTTGAACCTCCTGGCAGCGGCTATCATGAGCCCCACGGTGATGTCTGCGACAGCGTTGTCCAAGACCTTAGGCGTGTTGCCGAGCACTATGCCTCGTCTCTTCAATTCTTCTACGTCTATATGGTCAGTACCAGATGCCATCGCGGACACAACTTTTAGTTGAGGACCTGGAAAATCATTGTAAAATGTATCATGACCAACTTATAATAACAAAGGAACTAAGACCATTATTTACCAACTTCAGAAAAGAAGGTCGTTAACTTgacgcattttttttaaaccggcTTTCCGATCGAAATTTCACCCGCTAAGGGTGTAATTACCAAAACCCTCTCACATTGATCTCCTACATTTTCGACGAAACATGCATGCTTTTCAGCTTCTTACGTTCATTAGTTTCGGCTATCCGTTGTTTGTCAGTCACTTAGGTAGCAacgaaatagttttatttgattagatAATGTAGTTATAAATATTCTCCACCCGATAAAATTATACACTATTAATAAACTACTTTATAATCTTTTGAcggccttcgtggcgcagtggttaaggtggtcgacACGCCACTACGTGGTTGatttcgattctcacacggaacaaatatttgtgcgatccacaagtagctgttttgggtctggttgtactttgtgtccgttgtttgaatgatAATAAAACGAGACGAGAGCAATTCTCATTTAGcatttttcaagaaaaaaaaatgtcattggCTAAACCCACCTGCTAAGTCCAAAATTTTTGCCGTAAGTTTGTGTCTCGTATTCCAAATGAGTGCATCGTATCCAGGGATGGTCTTTTCAATGGTAGGCAGACTCTCTGGTTCATATTCAGCATACGGCAATACCGTTGCCTGCACTCTGTtcatatgtttattattattatataattttttaattatttaagcaTAAGTAgtatacttaaatacatacgtatacaATCACGCCTATTGCACACTAAGGTGTAGGCAGTGgtgtatgaaattttaataatatttcgacatattttttttattatataacaggGAGCCAGCCTATTGCCAATTTACTTGACACGTATCCAAACCTCCggttgagaaatattctaatgtaaataagaaaagagCAGTACTTTGTCCGACCTAGGATCTGAACCCAAGATCTCTTGATTAACAGGCGGATAGACTGCGACAAAGAGGAAGTcactttaaaaagaataaattcataaataaaaatcttaataaaaaacagtatatgtatacataaatagtatgtaataattttttaGGTAGATagtcgtgttataacccaggtaactggtaAAATAATGGCATCCAACTGCATCCGGTGATACTgggagccgactccaacatatatTTGGAAGAAATGTTAGGCTTATATATTAGGCCTTTTCTTCTTATAATTAAAAggagttacaaaaaaaaacgtaaatgtgaaataaaaaaaataataaaaatgagatTGAACTTACTTTTCATTCAATAACTCCAAGCCAGCAGCGGGATAAGTATTATTCACGATCAAAACTCGTTTTAGCGACATCTTTCGAAAAAGTAATACAATATGAGcttatatgtatttacaattaAGACAAGATGTTAGGTGATCTGTGCTAATACgtctaaaaaatatatgaattaaaaacgaaatataAGTAATGTAACCGCGACCATGACATGCAAAACTACGTTATTATAGATCTTTTAATTTCTGATATCAGTTTTATCAGTAGAGGAAATAGAATTGATAGGCGTTACTGTGGTCAACAATTCAAACTCAACAATGGTCAATAATTGCGTCACTTTAGTATGTGACGTCTGTCACATGTATTAATAGAATAAATTGTAAAGATAACCAAATCGTTTGGAACATTGCTTAACCGCTTGTAGGCCCAAAGCACACACGCATAAACCCGTAATCGGCGCACAGGTTCTGTCATCCGCCAAGTGTTAGCGAGTTACATAAAAACGATGATTTTTGACTTTGGGATAGTAATTCGAGAATTCAAGTGATGATTTTCTTAAAGCTTATTAGTATAGCTCTCCTGTGGTGTTTTAATTGTTAACCAGTTGCTTtctatattttcatgatttaGCTGTAAACATCAACAATAGCAAAAATTGGCCCCACTTCGAGTTTAAATagtgttattttgaaaattaaagcgaaaacctatttattttattataaaaatagtaaaagggTTCAATCTATAtacaaaaacattgaaaaaacatatcattgtcatataaaaatacaaatttgcagacattttaatatttttaaaaatagcacaaaaatataatttataggtgTAGCCACATCACAACACTAAAGTATAAAACGTGTTAGAAAGATAGATAGATACAAAACTATGGAAACTATATAAAACTATGATAGATAATTGGAACAATTTTGGATAAATAAATCTTCAATGAACGAACAGTTGTATTAAATATGTCAATATTAGGTATAAGATATACTATTTAGAACATATATGATACAATGGCGAGTGCTGACTATAATTTGTGCTACAATGGGGTAAGTCAAAACTTTTTCTATTGTGTATACGACTGTCAGAACGTGGTACTGAAAAATTGAATTTACTGAGCAGAGAGGGATGGTCAAGTTTTCCATATACTAGGTAGTATAtagtacgtatgtatgtagataATGTCAGCGATATTCCGCCTATGCTATAGTGTCAACATTTTGAAATGTGTGGGGAGGTTTGCTTTCCTCGTAGGAAGTAAGACTTCGACAGAGGTTCTTAGAATAAGACAGATATAGTACCTACAGAAAGTGTTTTTGGAGTTTTTCGATTCTGGAAATATGTACTGCGTAGGACGGGCACCATACTTGGCAACAATACTCTAGAAGCGATAGTACAAAACAGTTAAAGTAGCAGGATGGGAATTTCATGGTCTTTAAAAAATTTGGTTTGACGTATGACAAAACCACCTAACCGGCTTTGTTCGTGACGTCCATGTGCTCGCTGAAATCTAACTTGGTACCTACACCTAGGTCACGCATGCTTGTATCTTCATTTATTGGggtatctatacttctatactaatattataaagctgaagagtttgtttgtttgtttgtttgaacgcgctaatctcaggaactactggtccgatttgaaaaattctttcagtgttagatagcccatttatcgaggaaggctatctatactaatattataaagctgaagagtttgtttgtttgtttgtttgaacgcgctaatctcaggaactactggtccgatttgaaaaattctttcagtgttagatagcccatttatcgaggaaggctataggctatatttcatcacgctacgacaattcggagcggagtagcaacgaaaagtgttacaaaaacggggaaaattttgacccattctctcttatgtgacgcaagcgaagttgcgcgggtcagctagtcattgtATATCAATGTTGTGTACCTAGTACTACCTAGGTGGCATCGATAGCATCTCACGTTTGCGTAAAAATGTAATATGGTAgcattttgatgtaaaaaacTTCTAATAATTCCGTACACAAATATCAGCATATTAATGGTCTTATCTTTTTAAATACGTCAGATTGTCTTTGTTCGATTCTATCGTGCCCCGCTCATAGTCTATTATGTCATcgatgtttgttgttttaactTATACTTACAA
This genomic window contains:
- the LOC142979202 gene encoding glyoxylate reductase/hydroxypyruvate reductase-like, whose translation is MSLKRVLIVNNTYPAAGLELLNEKVQATVLPYAEYEPESLPTIEKTIPGYDALIWNTRHKLTAKILDLAGPQLKVVSAMASGTDHIDVEELKRRGIVLGNTPKVLDNAVADITVGLMIAAARRFKDGVHDLESGNWKYGVQWCLGQDIAGSTVGIVGFGGIGQALVRRLRGFDVARFIYSGRTDKPEAKELGVERVPLEQLLKESDYVCLCCPLTPETRHLINADTLKLMKNTSVLVNIARGEVVDQTALYNALKDKQIFAAGLDVVTPEPLPKDHPLVSLPNCYILPHMGSATIKTRDDMATIAAQNVLLGLDGKPMLFPM